DNA sequence from the Polyodon spathula isolate WHYD16114869_AA chromosome 19, ASM1765450v1, whole genome shotgun sequence genome:
GGTCAGCGACTACTGCACATGCTGTGTAGGGCAATAAAACAATCCACATATAGTGTGTTTCTCAGTGGCTCTTTCGTTGTATTAGCAGATTACTTCAAGACAGTGGGATCTATTCAATAGATCTAAATATTGCTGTAATTTAAGTCATTACAAGAAACTGactaatattttgttttgttttgatgaagATTCAAATTAGGTGTGCTGTTTTATGCACgagatgacatctgtacacagcataagaattttggcaaatacttatgctgtgattggttgatttgtaGGTCAATAGTTTTGGTGTGTTCTAGAGATATCAAGGACCTGCCGATAAACTCTGGACTTTCAGCATTCATGAAACTAGGCTCTTCAAATCCCATTGGACTCTTCAGGAAAGGTGATTGTAATTGCTTtccatttgttttccatttgtcTTTCAGCTCCCCAGTTAGGAATACTGACTGTGTAGTGTTTCAACAAGAAAGGACTCAGGCATTGTATCTGATACAGCATGACTCGCTCTGGGTGGTTCAGTAAACAGAAAACCTGAGATAAAACTAACATTTGGTTGGGAACCAGGGCAACAGCCTCCATGCAAATATCAAAACCCGCCATGGTGTCCGGTAGCGCGGGTTATCTTTAGAAGTATTACGCATTTACATGTTTGGTGAAAATAGCAAAGAAGAAAACTGTATGtctatattttaattacataaaactgtttgaacaaagGAAGAAATCTTCATTGGCGCTAACACTCAGgtgtttaatttagttaaataACATTACATAAAACAGATTTCCTCTGTCTAATGTGTCCTGGCATTTAAGTGCTTGAAGACAAATATATGAGCTTTGCCTAGAACATTGCATTGGAGCAGCATGCGCTGAAATTTTGTTGACGGAATATTATTCCAATTGCTTCAGTTCCATCtccttttttttcaatgcaggAAGTTTTGCGCTGCTGGGTTATAAGGGCCAACCCAACCCACCCTGGATTAAGATTATAAATCGAGCTGTGGGGCTAGAAGCTGCCTCGCTCCAGCAATACGTTCCTCTGAACCTGAATGAGTACAGATGTCCTGGCCAAGGGAGAGAGTACAGAAAAGATGAAAAGCTCTTGAGAGGGCTGCTGCAACAGAACCAACTGGAACTGGAGGGCTGGAGAGGCCCATAACAGACACAGAGCTGTTCGTCCACGTTACTAATTTCAAGCACCTCtgtataaataatgaaacaaaattaataaaattacaaacaacaaaacattccttgaactgtgctctttt
Encoded proteins:
- the LOC121294740 gene encoding cell surface hyaluronidase-like isoform X1 — protein: MFSVPQATSAIDAYIISTVKERSIVLVCSRDIKDLPINSGLSAFMKLGSSNPIGLFRKGSFALLGYKGQPNPPWIKIINRAVGLEAASLQQYVPLNLNEYRCPGQGREYRKDEKLLRGLLQQNQLELEGWRGP
- the LOC121294740 gene encoding cell surface hyaluronidase-like isoform X2, yielding MFSVPQATSAIDAYIISTVKERDIKDLPINSGLSAFMKLGSSNPIGLFRKGSFALLGYKGQPNPPWIKIINRAVGLEAASLQQYVPLNLNEYRCPGQGREYRKDEKLLRGLLQQNQLELEGWRGP